A window of Zalophus californianus isolate mZalCal1 chromosome 17, mZalCal1.pri.v2, whole genome shotgun sequence genomic DNA:
GGCTTGGGCGCGGGGGTGTGGGTGGAGTGGCCGGCCGGCACCAGATGGGCCAGGGCCCGTCCCCccatgctgtgtgacctgggcaggTGGCCCAGTccctctgggccccagccccTCTTCATCTTCAGATGAAGCTGCTGTAAGAGCGCACGTGTAACAGCACCAGGCACTGCCACTTCCAGCTGTGGGACCATGGCACGCCCTCTCCTCTCGGGCCTCATATTCCTCGTTTGCAAAATGGGTGTCGTAGGGTCCGCCTCATGGGATTGTTGAGAGCGTTGTGAAGAGCCGAGCGGCCCACAGTCAGAGCTGTATAAGTATTTGCTGAGGTTACGACCATTGCTTGATAAATGGCCATGGTGTGGGGCCACCAGGCCTGTGCAGtattgggggggggcgggggtgagtATTCTGTTTCCCCTGTGGCTTTAGGGCTTGTATTTGGGCGGGGAGCAAAGCAAGCTGACCACCCCACGTCCCCCTCCACCACCTGTTTCCTTGAGAAACAGGTGAGGTTGGGGATATCAGTACTGTCCTgctgagcctcagagaggccCAGCTGCTGGGCCAGAGCCAAACAGCAAGGAGAGACAGCAGTGCAGACctccagccctgctgacaccccCACTCCTAGGGAGGAAATGGCAGGAGCTGTGAGACATGGAGAGGCTGAGGAAGAAGCCAGTGCCCGCCCCCCTCGTTTTCCTTAGCAGAGCAGATATTTAATGGCGACTTCGTGGACCGTGGCTCCTTCTCCGTAGAAGTGATCCTCACCCTGTTTGGCTTTAAGCTCCTGTACCCAGATCATTTTCACCTACTTCGAGGTAAGCTGGGCAGCAGCAGGGTCTGGGGTCAGTGTGGCCTTGTGCAGGATGAGCTCGCTGGGGAACAAGGGcccctctggggtgggggggtcctgtCCATGGAGagatgagcaggaggagggagcgAGGGCAGTGGGCTGCGTTGGGGGCTCCGGGGGGCCTGGGTGCCAGGTTCGTGGCCAGGTTCAGGGGCTTCACGCAGCAGCGCTTGGCACGTGGTAGGTGCTTGGGAACCACCTGTGGTGGGCTTCCCTGTAGGAGGTGGTGAAGAGCTGGCCGCGGCAGACATGGGGGCCTGGACAGCTTCCTTGTCCGCCCGCGTAagccccaggagccctgggagggaAGAATGAGGTTGCGTGGGGGACACTGGAGGCACAGCCTGGGGCCAGCCCACGTTGGGTGTTCTGTAGTAGGCCCACTGTTTTGTTAAGACTCGCCCCCTCCTTGGTCCTTCTAGCCTGGAAGGCATGCAGCTTCTCCAAACAGGAGCCCAAGGCCCACAGGGGCAAAGGACACAGCCGTGGTCACTCGGGGCTGGAGGCTGGACCAGGCCTGCGCCTTGTGGCCTCACACCCCACGTGTGCCCCTCAGACTGTATTTCCCTCCAGAAAAGGGACTGAGAACAGTGTCTGCACCTCCTTGGGTTTCTCTGAGAGGCCAACCAGCTGATGTGTGAACGTTGTTGGCTTGGGGCCGCCGGGCAgtcctccccaggcccctggacATGGGCCCCAGGGGGTGCCCAGGCAGGGGGTGCTGAGGCTTCTCTTCATCCTGCTGCTGGCCAGGCAACCACGAGACGGACAACATGAACCAGATCTATGGCTTTGAGGGCGAGGTGAAGGCCAAATACACAGCCCAGATGTACGAGCTCTTCAGCGAGGTGTTCGAGTGGCTCCCACTGGCTCAGTGTATCAACGGCAAAGTGCTGGTGAGGGCGGCGGCAGGACCGCGGgcccctctgcacccccaggGGCCGCATGCGGGCACATGTGCTGGGGAAGCAAGTCGGAGGGTTGGGGTGTGGCCGGTGCCTCCACCCACACCGctgtttcccctctccccccaccccctgcaccccAGATCATGCACGGGGGCTTGTTCAGTGAGGACGGCGTCACCCTGGACGATATCAGGAAGATTGAGCGGAACCGGCAGCCCCCAGATTCAGGTGACCAGGGTGGGCCGGGTGGCAGCCCCTTCCCTCGAGGGGCTGCAGCATCTCCAGCGGAGAGGGGTGGCCCTGCGCCAGGTGGGCTTCGCGCCCTTGGCAGGGACCGCAAGGCTGagcctctgtgtcctcacctgtaaCTCGGGTTGGCGCACTCCCCTCCCGGGGCCGTGCTGACGAGGGAGCGTTCGTGTTCACCATGGGGAGCACGCATCGATCACTTATTTGTGAGTTTGGCCGCTGAGCCCGGAGGGTGACGTATCAGGGCTCCTGCTGGAGCCATGAGCACAGACGGAGAGCGCGCACTCGCACACACAGCTGTGGGAAGCGTGGCATGGGGCCCGGATTGGGTGGGTGGGTGCCCTCTCTGGGGACACCGGATTTGAACTGATGGGGAAGCAGGCACCTGCCACCCAGAAGAACGTCCTTGGCCAGCAGCACAAGGGGGTCCCACATCAGGTGCGCTTCACAGGTGGGAGGAACAGCTAGCAGGCCAGTGGTTGGGGGGTGAGCAGGGATGTACTTTTTGAAGGGGTGGATGGGGCCAGACCCTGCAGAGCCTCACAGGCCCGGGTGAAGAGTATGGGCTTGGTTCCTAGGGCAGTGGGAGCCACAGCAGGCTTTGAGCAGCAGAGGGGTGTGATCTGAACTGCACGGTTAAAAGTTCCTCCCATTGTGGGGTCAGAATATGTTGAACGGGTCTGGAGGGGAGGTCACGGAGCTCAGAACCCCACTTCACGGGCCCTTGCTCAGGgatgccctgcccagcccccaccccagctgtgcTCTGGGGTGGGCCAGTCCCTGAcgtcccctctcctcccccccccccaggtcccATGTGCGACCTGCTCTGGTCAGACCCACAGCCGCAGGTCAGTGTGCACAGGGCTGTGGCCGGCAGGTGTGGGCTGCgggcagagaggggtggggggcggtcagCACCCTGAGCTCCCTGTCTCCCCAGAACGGACGCTCAGTCAGCAAACGGGGCGTGAGCTGCCAGTTTGGCCCTGATGTCACCAAGGCCTTCCTGGAGGAGAACCACCTGGACTACATCATCCGCAGCCACGAAGTCAAGGCTGAGGGTTACGAGGTGGCGCACGGCGGCCGCTGTGTCACCGTTTTCTCCGCCCCCAACTACTGGTGGGTGCCGCCCCCCCCACTGCTCTGGGCTTCTCTTCCCCGCCCATTGTGTTTTGtgctgtgggtttgtttttttttttttaactttacgaTCAGAAAATGTCAAAGACAGGCAGGCCTAGGTAAAATAGTATAAGGAACGCCCACGTGGCCATCACTCAGGTTCAGCAGTTCCCAACTCCCTGGGCTCTTTTAAAGCAAACCCCAGGCATCCCTTCTTTCATGCGCTGACACCCCCGTATGTGTCTGGAAGAAAGAACTCTGCTTTTCTCTACGTACGCAGAACACGCTGTCACGCTGTCAGGTGTCAGAAGAGGTCACCTGAACCCAGCTCTCTTTTTCCTCATGTCTCTCATAGATGtctcttttcagtttgatgtttTCCAAGTAGGACCCGAACAAGGGCCACACTCTCAGTCTCCTTGTCTTCCATTtccctgtccctccttccctgccgTTTGCCGGGTTTTGGTTGAAGAAACCAGGCCCCTCGTCCTGCAGTTACCTGTGCTCTGGACCAGGCCGCCCATATCCTCTGGGTGCTGGGCACCACGTTCCTCTGTCCCCTATGTTTCTGGGTGCTGAGGGGCAGGGTGTGCTCAGGTCAGAGTTCAGGTTTTGGCAAGAGCCCTGCCTCCATGGGGCTGGCTGTGTGTGCCTCCTGCCTGTCGGGTCAGGAAGGCCCTCTGCTGGCCCCGCCTGcacgccccctgccccccctcccaccttcaccctccttcccctcctcccccagcttcccGCCCAAGCCTCCCCGGGGgggccccctccttccccctggaTTCCTGCATTTCCCGGTTGGCCTCTTTCTCacttctgtgtctctctgtgcaCCTGTGTCtgactttctccctcttccagctCTCAGCTCCTCCGTCCCTCTGTTTCTGTCAGAGTCTCTGATGggttctgtctgtctctccctcttctctcggACTTTCTGCCATCCAGTCTCCTTGGACCCTCCTctctccaccgccccccccagcccctccttgtGTTTCCCCCTGCCCCACCGGTGACGGgctcctctgcccctgtccccacagTGACCAGATGGGGAATAAAGCCTCCTACATCCACCTCCGGGGCTCCGACCTACGGCCCCAGTTCCACCAGTTCACAGCAGTGGTGAGTCACCTGCGCGgccccctgctctccctggctTGGTCAAGGGCagggcacagtgcccagcacctCTCGCGGGGAGGGCTGCTCCCTGCATCTGGTGCTGTGAAGCTCTGCCCCATTTCTGTCTCCCCTGTGCTCTCGTTCCCCAGCCTCATCCCGACGTCAAGCCCATGGCCTACGCCAGCACGCTGCTGCAGTTAGGGATGATGTGAGGCCCACGCGTCCCAGGGCCTGCTCCCCATGTGACCCCAGGCCCGGTCCAGGGCAACGTTGGACCCCCTTTTACTTTGTAAAGTTTGTATTTATTCCCCTTTAGGTTtgcagagggggtggggagccgaCCAGAGGGTCCGCTccctggagaaagagaaaggaggaggtaGAGAGGCTGGGGTTGGGGCACACCCGGGCATTGCAGGGCATTGCAGGGCATTGCGGAGGGAggctgcagggggtggggtgggtggggcccAGAGGCTTCCCCGCCTCCCTCATTTGCATGGCCACCCCCCCCAAGCAATAGGGCCCCGCCATAGGAAGACCCCCAGAAGGAGGGTCATCAGGGAGGCCTCACCTGCATCCCCCCTCTCCTTGCGGCCCCGAGATGGGGCAAGGCTGGGGCTCAACCCCCTTCCCCAGCTATTTTATGTCTgtaattaaatatgttaaaataaagtcattattGTAAGTCAGCTGGTCTCAGGTGGTGGAGCTGCTGGGATTGGGATGACTAGcatctggaggggagggggctccacAAAGCCCCACACCCCTCCTCTTCCATCTCTCGGGGGCTGGGCTGGCTGGACCGCTGGGCTCGGGGCTGTGGAGGGAGaagccccagcctccccagggcGCACGCCGGGAGACAAGGcgcaggctgggctggggctgccgGGCCACAGCGGAAGCTGGAGAGACTCGTCCTTCCCTCTCACGATCCTGGCGGCGGGCACTCACCGAGGCTGCCGCGTGCCCTCAGTGGCTCACAGTGTCTGCCGGGCCGACCCCACACTGGCTCTTGCAGCGCCCAACGAAGCAGACATTTCCCCCGCCAAGGAAGACCAGAGGTGTTTTCTACTGCTCGTCTTTCATTCTCCATCAGAGATTAATACCGAATCCTGTCTatgctgctctgcctgcccctggcCCTGTGGAGACATTTCTGTTTTCACGTTTGAGCTTCTCCAGACCTACCTTTTTCCAGGGAGATGTTGTCTACGGGCAGGTGACAGCAGTAAGATGGGGGGAGTCCTGTGAGTGCTTTGAGCCTGTGGGTTGCCTCCCCTGGGGCAGAAATGAGATGGCGGCCCTCGTTCTGCTGTGGCATCCCAGAGGCTCTGCGGTAGAGTCCTTTCTCAAGCCAGTCAGCAGCGTAGTGTGTGAACCTCCGTCCTGGGGGATGTGGCCTGGGGGTTAGAGTATCCTGAGGAGGACAGGCACAGATCCCAGTGTGCCGAGTCCATTTCCTCCCCGCGGGAAGGACATGTCCTGAGGAGGCCTTCAGACCTGCTCGTGGACCCGGCCTGGCGAGAGGCCGCCGTCTCCGTAGGCACACTGGGGGTCATGGCTCTGACAGCTGTGCTCGGGAGTCCCCAGGCCACCCCTCCTGTTCAGTCATTAGCTAGGACTCACAGGACTCAGCAAAGCTGTGATGGTTACAGCTAATTACAGCAGAAAGAGATGAAAG
This region includes:
- the PPP5C gene encoding serine/threonine-protein phosphatase 5 isoform X2, which encodes MLRRAKDYENAIKFYSQAIELNPSSAIYYGNRSLAYLRTECYGYALADATRAVEIDKKYIKGYYRRAASNMALGKFRAALRDYETVVKVKPHDRDAKMKYQECNKIVKQKAFERAIAGDEHKRSVVDSLDIESMTIEDEYSGPKLEDGKVTITFMKELMQWYKDQKKLHRKCAYQILVQVKEALSKLSTLVETTLKETEKITVCGDTHGQFYDLLNIFELNGLPSETNPYIFNGDFVDRGSFSVEVILTLFGFKLLYPDHFHLLRGNHETDNMNQIYGFEGEVKAKYTAQMYELFSEVFEWLPLAQCINGKVLIMHGGLFSEDGVTLDDIRKIERNRQPPDSGPMCDLLWSDPQPQNGRSVSKRGVSCQFGPDVTKAFLEENHLDYIIRSHEVKAEGYEVAHGGRCVTVFSAPNYCDQMGNKASYIHLRGSDLRPQFHQFTAVPHPDVKPMAYASTLLQLGMM